In Planktothrix serta PCC 8927, a single window of DNA contains:
- a CDS encoding AAA family ATPase, whose product MLERVELRNFKSHRSTQLSLDDSRLHALVGQNSSGKTSVLQALHYLSRLAGYDYSSFANIFQNERSPEFLTTTGQNNMSVIGSGFWGYNNPKNWEASYHWEKEGNPPWVPTASWKVDQNQGNVKGWNSSLSNATEPIPQALRYSVHLKLVATNLAQAAYSDAITPRVEFDGSGLAPTLDYLRNEAPDKFQSLQEMLKRIVPGVREVGVRRAKVKVNRLRLIEVDGKSISYEESQEIAGQEVVLDMNTGERIPGHAISEGTMLTLGLLTVLMSPKQPNLVLLDDIEQGLHPKAQRELMTVFKEIIQDNNYLQIIFSTHSPYIVDELTPSQVHVLSNANSGFTCCKRLDEHPDVEWAKQTLTTGEFWDAEGEDWVVAGERND is encoded by the coding sequence ATGTTAGAAAGGGTAGAACTTCGTAACTTTAAAAGTCATCGTTCAACACAACTGAGTTTAGATGATTCACGCCTACACGCACTTGTAGGACAGAATAGTTCTGGTAAGACATCAGTTTTGCAAGCATTACATTATCTGAGTCGGCTTGCTGGTTATGATTATTCATCATTTGCGAATATTTTTCAGAATGAAAGATCCCCTGAATTTCTGACAACAACGGGTCAAAATAATATGTCTGTTATTGGAAGTGGTTTCTGGGGATATAATAACCCAAAAAACTGGGAAGCATCCTATCATTGGGAAAAAGAAGGTAATCCTCCCTGGGTTCCAACAGCATCATGGAAGGTTGATCAAAATCAGGGAAATGTGAAAGGATGGAATAGCTCATTAAGTAATGCTACAGAACCTATACCCCAAGCTTTAAGATACTCGGTTCACCTAAAGCTAGTAGCCACAAATCTTGCTCAAGCAGCTTATAGTGATGCCATTACGCCGCGAGTTGAGTTCGATGGTTCAGGGTTAGCACCAACCTTAGATTATCTTCGTAATGAAGCACCAGATAAATTCCAATCTTTACAAGAAATGTTGAAAAGAATTGTTCCTGGTGTTAGGGAGGTAGGGGTAAGACGAGCTAAGGTTAAAGTCAATCGTCTACGCTTAATCGAAGTCGATGGAAAATCTATTTCATACGAAGAAAGTCAGGAAATAGCAGGGCAAGAAGTTGTCCTAGATATGAATACAGGTGAACGAATTCCAGGCCATGCTATTAGTGAGGGAACAATGCTCACTCTGGGATTATTGACTGTTCTGATGAGTCCTAAACAACCTAATTTAGTGTTACTTGATGATATTGAACAGGGACTACACCCCAAAGCTCAACGAGAATTAATGACTGTTTTTAAGGAAATTATTCAAGACAACAACTATCTGCAAATTATTTTTTCAACCCATTCACCTTATATTGTGGATGAACTGACTCCTTCTCAAGTCCATGTATTAAGTAATGCGAATTCTGGTTTTACTTGTTGTAAAAGGTTGGATGAACATCCTGATGTAGAATGGGCAAAACAAACTTTAACTACTGGAGAATTCTGGGATGCTGAGGGAGAAGATTGGGTGGTTGCAGGAGAAAGAAATGATTGA
- a CDS encoding DUF3685 domain-containing protein, translating to MTPSPVQLLIIDDDPIFQMGLRTALEPFSDLEVIADVESRDAALQVLESRSQINIDGNNQKPVDLIILELGLKIEQNPGIQTHPICDFCQQLKTQYPQIPILLLTAIKQPNLLLNAQKLGVDGYCAKGIPVTELVSIIRQMAAGERYWLESLAVLNREPVAEIVPPKTGSFFQKIQGLLVQPGLRQIEQAIAEVNQEIEQNLEGLNQQDRISIINQLILTGKRRELLAARWIASQLLPDTTSQISEDSATLTPDDLPTFNRLNSEPQNDSPAGALVLNNNPIISQSSAIVTSKLKAILFDKTVLKLQSELINSTGIPLEIDILRLSKKRELLYILLKQLEILLDELILSEVQPEQFSEKIPNLVQELWQSSLTDFFGKYYTLTTNKKDMEIIPILLKDANLIQRDILNKIPLVADLLEHLVFCKPLKIDNLSCPAGGLDAMQRSEALLQNLLIQVANAVIQPLLNYFSDYEEIKLKFYDRRLLSTREIERFRNNLSWRYRLYQYVAEPKAIFESSYLLFILGERGIQKQVIYSPRREELEKLSGIPLAVTLLLETRDAVAPRLRSAISFLGSGIIYILTNVVGRGLGLIGKGLLQGIGTSFQDNRTGKK from the coding sequence ATGACTCCATCTCCTGTGCAACTGCTGATAATCGATGATGACCCTATTTTTCAGATGGGGTTGCGAACGGCATTAGAACCCTTTTCTGATTTAGAAGTCATCGCAGATGTTGAAAGTCGGGATGCTGCATTACAGGTGTTAGAAAGTCGCAGTCAGATCAATATTGATGGCAATAATCAGAAACCTGTTGATTTAATTATTTTAGAGTTAGGGTTAAAAATTGAGCAAAATCCAGGGATTCAAACTCATCCTATCTGCGATTTTTGTCAACAGTTAAAAACCCAATATCCTCAAATTCCGATTTTATTATTAACGGCGATTAAACAACCTAATTTATTACTAAATGCTCAAAAATTAGGGGTAGACGGTTATTGTGCTAAGGGAATTCCAGTGACAGAATTGGTTTCAATTATTCGTCAAATGGCTGCGGGAGAACGTTATTGGTTAGAATCTTTAGCTGTATTAAATCGAGAACCTGTTGCTGAAATTGTCCCTCCTAAAACAGGATCTTTTTTCCAAAAAATTCAAGGGTTGTTAGTCCAACCCGGACTGCGACAAATTGAGCAAGCGATCGCCGAAGTTAACCAAGAAATTGAACAGAATTTAGAAGGCTTAAATCAACAAGATAGAATCTCAATTATCAACCAATTAATTCTGACGGGAAAACGGCGAGAACTTTTAGCAGCGCGTTGGATTGCTAGTCAACTTTTGCCGGATACGACCTCACAAATTAGTGAAGATTCTGCAACTCTTACTCCTGATGATTTACCAACCTTTAATCGTTTAAATTCCGAACCCCAAAACGATTCTCCAGCAGGGGCATTAGTTTTAAATAATAACCCAATTATCTCTCAAAGTTCAGCAATTGTAACCAGTAAGTTAAAAGCTATTTTATTTGATAAAACCGTCCTAAAATTACAATCAGAATTAATCAATTCAACAGGAATACCTTTAGAAATCGATATTTTGAGATTGTCTAAAAAACGAGAATTATTATATATATTATTAAAACAATTAGAAATCTTATTAGATGAATTAATTTTATCCGAGGTTCAACCCGAACAATTTTCTGAAAAAATCCCTAATTTAGTACAAGAATTGTGGCAATCTTCCCTAACAGATTTTTTTGGGAAATATTATACTTTGACTACCAATAAAAAAGATATGGAAATCATTCCGATTTTATTAAAAGATGCTAACCTGATTCAACGAGATATTTTAAATAAAATTCCTCTAGTAGCGGACTTACTTGAGCATTTGGTATTTTGTAAACCCTTAAAAATTGATAATTTATCCTGTCCGGCTGGAGGTTTAGACGCCATGCAACGTTCAGAAGCGTTATTACAAAATTTATTAATTCAAGTCGCTAATGCGGTAATTCAACCTTTACTTAATTATTTTTCTGATTATGAAGAAATCAAACTCAAATTTTATGATCGACGTTTATTGTCAACCCGTGAAATTGAGAGATTTAGAAATAATTTATCTTGGCGATATCGTCTTTATCAATATGTAGCCGAACCCAAAGCGATTTTTGAAAGTTCATATTTACTCTTTATTTTAGGGGAAAGAGGCATTCAAAAACAAGTGATTTATTCACCCCGAAGGGAGGAATTAGAAAAATTATCAGGAATTCCCTTAGCGGTAACATTACTATTAGAAACGCGGGATGCTGTTGCTCCTCGTTTACGATCAGCTATTTCCTTTTTAGGGAGTGGAATTATTTATATTTTAACGAATGTTGTCGGTCGAGGATTAGGTTTAATTGGAAAAGGTCTTTTACAAGGGATTGGTACATCTTTTCAAGATAATCGCACGGGGAAGAAATAG
- a CDS encoding Uma2 family endonuclease encodes MVGLEEWSKTNIIYPDSDGKPMSDNTKQFRWITVIYHNLEWLFAHDPNVFVAGDLLWYAVEGNNKIRQAPDVMVVFGVPKGDRGSYMQWRENHISPQVAFEILSPGNTLTEMNKKQVFYNRYGVEEYYIYDPDKNDLTGWLRGEEGLEVIETMENWVSPRLGIRFNCSEEELKLYRPDGQPFVSYLDISQQLNTALQEVEQTQQRLQAVEQRAERLAEQLRSLGINPE; translated from the coding sequence ATGGTTGGACTAGAAGAATGGTCAAAAACCAATATTATTTACCCCGATAGCGATGGAAAACCCATGTCCGATAATACTAAACAATTTCGCTGGATTACGGTGATTTACCATAATTTAGAATGGTTATTTGCTCATGATCCTAACGTATTTGTAGCGGGTGATTTGCTGTGGTATGCGGTTGAAGGAAATAATAAAATCCGTCAAGCACCGGATGTTATGGTGGTCTTTGGTGTTCCTAAAGGCGATCGCGGATCTTATATGCAGTGGAGAGAAAATCATATTTCTCCCCAAGTCGCCTTTGAAATTCTTTCCCCTGGAAATACCTTAACGGAAATGAATAAAAAGCAAGTATTTTATAACCGTTATGGTGTAGAAGAATATTATATTTATGATCCCGATAAGAATGATTTAACGGGTTGGTTACGCGGAGAAGAGGGTTTAGAAGTGATTGAAACAATGGAAAATTGGGTGAGTCCTCGTTTAGGAATTCGTTTTAATTGTTCAGAGGAAGAATTAAAACTTTATCGTCCCGATGGTCAACCTTTTGTTAGCTATTTAGACATTTCTCAACAACTCAATACCGCCTTACAGGAGGTTGAACAAACCCAGCAACGTTTACAAGCCGTTGAACAACGAGCAGAAAGGTTAGCAGAACAGTTGCGATCGCTCGGAATTAACCCCGAATAA
- a CDS encoding XRE family transcriptional regulator, translating to MTANILDKIDLRQLGERLQQARKKCGMTQADAAQIINAARTTIVAIEKGERRLKPNELIKLARAYGQAVSNFVRQSPIIEPFEVQFRAAYRRSETEEAQINPAILRLEELCQNYLELEKIMDAPLPRNYPQEYDVTNMPIEVAAESIAIAERQRLGLGDSPIPILRDVLEQSVGLRIFYLEMPSKYSGLYSYDEQLGGCIAINAKHPEERRRWSLAHEYLHFLAHRRKPVLDYENQYQRKPDTERLADSFPDHFLMPTSGLLKRFNDMYQTHGKFTPTNLFTLAHYYGVSIEALGNRLESIKLIPSGTVERLRDRGLKVRKVQQELELEEIPQRTDMLPIHYQYLAIEAFDQGLITEGRFADFLGVDRLETRRIAEILRQHSSGMMEEIAHLDLRQG from the coding sequence ATGACTGCCAACATTCTCGATAAAATTGATCTCCGCCAATTGGGTGAACGACTGCAACAAGCGCGTAAGAAATGTGGCATGACTCAAGCTGATGCTGCTCAAATTATTAATGCTGCAAGAACAACTATTGTTGCAATTGAAAAAGGAGAACGCCGCCTTAAACCCAACGAACTTATTAAACTGGCTCGTGCTTATGGGCAAGCTGTTAGTAATTTTGTTCGACAAAGCCCCATTATCGAGCCTTTTGAGGTTCAATTTCGCGCTGCTTATCGACGTAGTGAGACAGAAGAAGCTCAAATTAATCCTGCGATTTTGCGCTTAGAGGAACTCTGTCAAAACTATTTAGAACTTGAGAAGATTATGGATGCTCCTCTTCCTCGGAATTATCCTCAAGAATATGATGTCACAAATATGCCAATAGAGGTGGCAGCAGAAAGTATTGCTATTGCAGAACGTCAACGATTAGGGCTTGGTGATAGTCCAATTCCCATTCTTCGGGACGTTTTAGAACAGAGTGTAGGACTGCGTATTTTCTATTTAGAAATGCCATCTAAATATTCAGGTTTATATAGCTACGATGAACAACTGGGTGGCTGTATTGCGATTAATGCTAAACACCCAGAGGAAAGACGGCGTTGGTCATTAGCTCATGAATATCTTCATTTTCTTGCCCATCGACGGAAGCCTGTACTGGACTATGAAAATCAGTACCAAAGAAAGCCAGATACTGAACGACTAGCTGACAGTTTCCCTGACCATTTTCTAATGCCAACCAGTGGTTTATTGAAACGGTTTAATGATATGTACCAGACTCACGGAAAGTTTACTCCGACTAATTTATTTACCTTGGCTCATTATTATGGGGTGTCTATTGAAGCCCTGGGTAATCGATTAGAATCGATAAAATTGATCCCTTCTGGTACTGTAGAGCGACTGCGCGATCGCGGATTAAAAGTTAGAAAAGTGCAACAGGAACTTGAGTTAGAAGAAATTCCACAGCGCACTGATATGCTTCCCATTCACTATCAATACCTTGCCATTGAAGCGTTTGATCAAGGACTGATTACTGAAGGACGTTTTGCTGATTTCCTGGGTGTTGATCGCTTAGAAACTCGTCGTATTGCCGAGATATTACGACAGCATTCAAGTGGAATGATGGAGGAAATTGCTCATTTAGATTTGCGTCAAGGGTAA
- a CDS encoding TetR/AcrR family transcriptional regulator has product MNGVEQTELSQLDTICEKAEQIFEGALQEFLVHGYAGTSMDRVATSAGVSKATIYNHFGDKEGLFIALVKRLAQKKYQIFVESHKAELMQAEPAIALRKLANTILDHSMQDQEYLAFIRLVIGESGRFPELAKTFVHNLGKPGIQVLTEYLTNQRYIMIRDPEATARVIIGTLAHYVLLQEILQGKEIVPMERDRMINTLVDLISPNLTSAS; this is encoded by the coding sequence ATGAACGGAGTAGAACAGACCGAACTCTCTCAATTAGATACTATTTGTGAAAAGGCAGAACAGATTTTTGAAGGGGCGCTGCAAGAATTTTTAGTGCATGGCTATGCGGGAACCAGTATGGATCGGGTTGCGACCTCGGCGGGAGTGTCCAAAGCAACAATTTATAACCATTTTGGGGATAAAGAAGGGTTATTTATTGCCTTAGTGAAGCGGTTAGCCCAGAAAAAATATCAAATTTTTGTTGAGTCTCACAAAGCGGAATTGATGCAAGCTGAACCTGCAATTGCATTGCGAAAACTTGCTAATACTATTTTAGATCATTCCATGCAAGATCAGGAATATTTAGCGTTTATCCGCCTAGTGATTGGAGAATCTGGGCGATTTCCAGAATTAGCTAAAACCTTTGTGCATAATTTAGGAAAACCGGGGATTCAAGTGTTAACAGAATATTTAACAAATCAGCGCTATATTATGATTCGTGATCCAGAAGCAACGGCGCGAGTTATTATTGGCACATTAGCCCACTATGTATTACTGCAAGAAATTTTACAAGGAAAAGAGATTGTTCCAATGGAACGAGATCGTATGATTAATACTTTAGTGGATTTAATTAGCCCTAACCTGACATCTGCCTCCTAA
- a CDS encoding DUF2267 domain-containing protein, whose translation MTAEQTQQKQPDANQEIQEKDKAFLQKVMVEGGLSDLYDARDITEVVFRVMRDVMSTETADHVAEELHKEVIPTSNKRLQMEIAELWQDTNPIVGFLSRIRPPLKGPGLSGIDSEKFLIRVANEGGLPPTTNAETVIKAVFSATKAELSKERIQEITGWLPGDIQQIWKQA comes from the coding sequence ATGACCGCAGAACAAACTCAACAAAAACAACCCGATGCTAATCAGGAAATTCAAGAAAAAGACAAGGCATTTTTACAAAAAGTCATGGTTGAGGGAGGTCTTTCTGATCTCTATGATGCCAGAGATATTACAGAAGTTGTCTTTCGGGTGATGCGCGATGTGATGAGTACAGAAACCGCCGATCACGTTGCTGAAGAATTGCATAAAGAAGTGATACCAACTTCCAATAAAAGGCTACAAATGGAAATTGCTGAGTTGTGGCAAGATACAAATCCTATTGTCGGTTTTTTAAGCCGTATTCGTCCGCCATTGAAAGGGCCTGGTTTATCAGGAATTGATTCTGAAAAATTCCTGATTCGTGTTGCTAATGAAGGCGGTTTACCGCCAACAACGAATGCAGAAACCGTAATTAAAGCCGTATTTTCTGCTACAAAAGCCGAACTTTCTAAAGAACGGATTCAAGAAATTACAGGGTGGCTTCCGGGGGATATTCAACAAATTTGGAAGCAAGCCTAG
- a CDS encoding REP-associated tyrosine transposase has protein sequence MGRSRYKVLEDRPHFVTCTTVNWMPIFSHPEFAQIILNSLKFLHDQHRLILHSYVLMENHLHLIGTAENLSKEIRTFKSFTARSIIDQLKENQSHHLLTQLKSAKLPHKTDQEYQLWQEGFHPQAILTEEMLWQKLDYIHNNPVKRGYIDDPLHWRYSSYRNYQDLPGLIPIEIIS, from the coding sequence ATGGGACGTAGCCGCTATAAAGTATTAGAAGATAGACCCCATTTTGTGACTTGCACAACCGTTAACTGGATGCCCATTTTCAGCCATCCAGAATTTGCTCAAATTATCCTAAATTCCTTAAAGTTTTTACACGACCAACACCGCTTAATTTTACACAGCTACGTTTTAATGGAAAACCATCTGCATTTAATTGGAACTGCTGAAAACTTATCCAAAGAAATCAGAACCTTTAAATCCTTCACCGCTCGTTCTATTATTGATCAACTCAAGGAAAATCAAAGTCATCATCTATTAACTCAACTCAAATCCGCTAAACTCCCCCATAAAACCGATCAAGAATATCAACTTTGGCAAGAAGGCTTTCATCCTCAAGCCATCCTCACAGAAGAAATGTTATGGCAAAAATTAGACTATATTCATAACAATCCAGTTAAACGTGGCTATATTGACGATCCCCTCCATTGGCGATATTCCAGTTATCGAAACTATCAAGATTTACCCGGATTAATTCCCATCGAAATCATTTCATAA
- a CDS encoding glycoside hydrolase family 31 protein codes for MKNFLKKIYLKWKFFWGNLIYLTYTPQAILYSYKRDRADRNIPPLQPHSSKTGETPGKLLRAENTETGTIFYFEKAELELTFLTDDFVRITWKPSVLPYPYGIERQEWETINPLLNQLENAWTVTSPNTTLTIQVQDQGHLKFFDHQHQLIREEYPPEKLEEQWIHRANLRSEEHIYGLGERAFPLNLRLAKEVTKKGKPTAEPKKFRMWNFDAAGQYSPGSDPIYLCIPLYLGLHEQGSYLIFYENPYEAIFQFSDTAIANFSGGALRYYFTLGSVPKLIKNYTELTGHSPLPPRWALGYHHSRWGFGTETQVRETYRHFEKNDLPLSAIHLDIDVMVDYQAFTIDPKRFPDLQRFIQELEVHGVKFISILNPGVKYTRHNQMFLQGQILHAFCKYPNGELVIAPVWPGWTVFPDFTHPMVRRWWTRQYLYLLEVGVGGFWHDMNEPAAFIAWGDRSLPKVTRHFVEGRGGDHREIHNVYGMLQTSAAFESLRQSRPHQRPFIVSRAGWAGLQRYAWVWTGDIESSWAALRQTISTVIGLGLSGIPYSGSDTGGFQGNPSAELYLRWFQMSSFMMFYRTHSSNNVEHRTPWIYGEPTLNILREFLKLRYRLIPYIYTLTWETHQKGYPPVRPIFWLDPTDSNLWGIDDAFLLGNALMICPIYESGMRSRSVYLPQGEWYHFWDDQQLTGSQTVEFDAPLERIPLLIKAGSIIPMEEGKTLILHLYPTRDKTAQGILYSDEGDGYETSRIDQFQLQPSFTSATTNQLLPNLLAETEPNTIESSGDGMKENGNSMTLTWEQQGDYPFSYHQIQLQLHGFNLQKAWIDEIEMTCEYNSIICDRPFQQARLIATL; via the coding sequence ATGAAAAATTTCCTGAAAAAAATATATTTAAAATGGAAATTCTTCTGGGGCAATTTGATTTATTTAACCTACACCCCTCAAGCTATCTTATATTCTTATAAACGCGATCGCGCTGACCGTAATATTCCCCCCCTACAACCCCATTCCTCAAAAACAGGAGAAACACCAGGGAAATTATTAAGAGCAGAAAATACAGAAACAGGCACAATATTTTATTTTGAAAAAGCAGAGTTAGAGCTTACATTTTTAACCGATGATTTCGTTAGAATCACTTGGAAACCCAGCGTTTTACCCTATCCCTATGGCATTGAACGTCAGGAATGGGAAACCATTAACCCCCTTTTAAATCAACTTGAAAATGCTTGGACAGTTACCTCCCCAAACACAACATTAACGATCCAGGTTCAAGATCAAGGTCATCTGAAATTTTTCGATCATCAACACCAATTAATCCGCGAAGAATATCCTCCAGAAAAATTAGAAGAACAATGGATACATCGAGCTAATTTACGCTCGGAAGAACATATTTATGGTTTAGGAGAACGTGCATTTCCCTTAAATTTACGATTAGCCAAAGAAGTTACAAAAAAAGGGAAACCCACCGCAGAGCCGAAAAAATTTAGAATGTGGAATTTTGACGCAGCCGGACAATATAGCCCCGGTTCTGACCCCATATATTTATGTATTCCCCTATATTTAGGATTACATGAACAAGGCAGTTATTTAATTTTTTATGAAAATCCTTATGAAGCTATTTTTCAATTTTCAGACACAGCAATAGCCAATTTTAGCGGCGGTGCATTGCGCTATTATTTCACCCTTGGTTCTGTTCCTAAATTAATCAAAAATTACACTGAATTAACCGGACATTCTCCCCTTCCTCCCCGTTGGGCATTAGGCTATCATCATTCTCGTTGGGGGTTTGGAACTGAAACCCAAGTTAGAGAAACCTATCGCCATTTTGAAAAAAATGATCTGCCATTAAGTGCCATTCATCTTGATATTGATGTCATGGTAGATTATCAAGCGTTTACGATTGATCCTAAACGATTTCCTGACTTACAACGCTTTATTCAAGAACTCGAAGTACATGGGGTAAAATTTATTAGTATTCTCAACCCCGGAGTTAAATATACTCGCCATAATCAAATGTTTTTACAGGGGCAAATTCTTCATGCTTTTTGTAAATATCCCAATGGTGAATTAGTAATAGCTCCTGTATGGCCGGGATGGACAGTTTTTCCTGATTTTACTCATCCAATGGTACGCCGTTGGTGGACACGACAATATTTATATTTATTAGAAGTTGGAGTTGGTGGGTTTTGGCATGATATGAACGAACCTGCGGCTTTTATTGCTTGGGGAGATCGTTCATTACCAAAAGTAACTCGTCATTTTGTTGAAGGTCGAGGCGGAGATCATCGAGAAATTCATAACGTTTATGGAATGTTACAAACCTCCGCCGCTTTTGAAAGTTTACGTCAATCTCGACCCCATCAACGCCCTTTTATTGTATCTCGTGCAGGGTGGGCAGGTTTACAACGTTATGCGTGGGTTTGGACGGGGGATATTGAGTCGAGTTGGGCGGCTTTACGTCAAACTATTTCAACCGTTATTGGGTTAGGATTATCCGGTATTCCCTATAGTGGTTCAGACACCGGAGGTTTTCAAGGAAACCCTAGCGCAGAATTGTATTTACGTTGGTTTCAAATGTCGAGTTTTATGATGTTTTATCGGACTCATTCTTCTAATAACGTGGAACATCGAACCCCTTGGATATATGGAGAACCAACGTTAAATATTTTACGCGAATTCTTGAAATTACGTTATCGATTAATTCCCTATATTTATACCTTAACTTGGGAAACCCATCAAAAAGGATATCCCCCAGTGCGTCCGATATTTTGGCTTGATCCAACGGATAGTAATTTATGGGGTATTGATGATGCGTTTTTATTAGGGAATGCTTTAATGATCTGTCCGATTTATGAATCTGGAATGCGATCGCGCAGTGTCTATTTACCTCAAGGAGAATGGTATCATTTTTGGGATGATCAACAATTAACAGGTTCCCAAACCGTTGAATTCGATGCTCCTTTAGAACGAATTCCGCTATTAATAAAAGCCGGAAGTATTATTCCAATGGAAGAGGGAAAAACATTAATCTTACATCTCTATCCAACCCGTGATAAAACCGCTCAAGGAATATTATATAGTGATGAGGGAGATGGATATGAAACCTCAAGAATCGATCAATTTCAACTTCAACCCAGTTTCACCTCAGCAACAACCAATCAACTACTTCCTAACTTACTAGCCGAAACTGAGCCAAATACTATTGAGTCTTCAGGAGATGGGATGAAGGAAAACGGAAATTCAATGACATTGACTTGGGAACAACAAGGGGATTATCCCTTTTCATATCATCAAATTCAGTTACAATTACATGGATTTAATTTACAAAAAGCCTGGATTGATGAAATTGAAATGACTTGTGAATATAATAGTATAATTTGCGATCGCCCTTTTCAACAAGCTCGTCTAATCGCTACCCTCTAA